gggggagacagacccacccgactagctggggggggggggagacagacccacccgactagctggggggggggggagacagacccacccgactagctgggggggggggggagacagacccacccgactagctgggggggggggagacagacccacccgactagctgggggggggggggggggggagacagacccacccgactagctggggggggggggggggggagacagacccAACCGactagctggggggggggagacagacccacccgactagctggggggggggggggaagacagacccacccgactcgctgggggggggggggggaagacagacccacccgactcgctgggggggggggaagacagaCCCAcccgactggggggggggggaagacagacccacccgactcgctgggggggggggggtagacagacccacccgactcgctgggggggGGTAGACAGACCCTTGGAACATTGCAGTTGCtcttgaaagcagcatttgctgaacttcttGTTACTTTAAACATTTACCAATAAGTTTTAAAGCACTAGGGTAGGACgtaagacagacagacacacactggGGGTTACTTTTCAGCCTCTTTATTTCCAGAAGTAATAAGCAAATGCAACTACATTCAGAGTAATGACAAAATATACAACACAAAGATTCACATTAAAATGCAGAACCGGTGAACGAATGACATTGCAACTAAAACTGGCGGCGGTTCTGCCAGGTTACACGTGACCCCTTGTCGGAACTCACAGGGGTTCAACACAACACTGGAGGTTAAGTGGTTAAAAAGAAATTGTGGTTCTTTAAACGTTGAATTTGATAGAAATGTGAAAGAAAAACTTAAGTGGGGAAGGCTTGGCCTTCAGCAACACTAAATGGGCGGCAGGCCCGCGTCAGGGCGCGAGAGGAGGAGGAATGTTTCTAAGCGGGGGAGGGGCAGGGCGGGTCTAATTGTGAACGAAGCGCAGGGCATCGACATTCTTGCCCCCGTCGTGCAGGAAGGGAGAGAGGTACGGGTAGAGTTTCTCCGTGAATGTAGCGCTGAACGTGTAGATGGAGGTCATGTCGTCGGCATTATAGAAGGAGATCTGCCCTCCCTCGTAATCCACGTAGACGCCAATCTTACGGGGGTGGGAGGCCAAGGTCAGAGCCTTGGATGGCGACTCCAGCGCTTTGTAGGCGTTGCCGTTCCTCAGCCAGATTGCCCAGTAACCGTTCTTTGGGTTCAGCTTGATCTTGCCCTTGCGGTTGCTCGATTCGCTGGCCATCCCCACGTCCCAGGCCGTCTTGTCCCCCActtccacttcccagtaatggcGCCCCGACTCGAAGCCCTGGGAGCCCAGCACCAGGATACACTGGCTGAAGCGTTTGGCGTTGTCCGGCAGGGAGAGCTTGTTCTCCCCGTATCGGACGCTCGTCAGCCCCTCGGACAGATGTAAGTTGGGATGGGCAGAATTTGGGTCCAGCAACATTGGAGTCAGGCCTGAGGGAGAAACAAACACACAGGTTTAAATCAGGAATAAACAGGCACCAGTCCTAATTAATCATAAACACTAATTGGTCCTGGTTTTACGGCTTCACCCTGCTGTGCCATTAaaggaaactaaaccctgcggctcaaccaaacgttactcagctgttgctggactacaaatcccagaataatgtaacatataatgaagggtgaggcatgctgggagctgtagtccagcaacatcagggttgtattcttaaagcaatattgcacaataaaactttcccagctctctagggcccgcattggcagcattgaaatgcaaaagaatcctccaatgagaatcccagctgatctgtataaatctggctccctgttctctgttcctgcaattggagttgggagcattaagtagtgctgggcggtatataccgaacaccgtttttttttaaaaaaaaatgataaaaatttttaacttaccggcataccggtgtgggcgcctcctggcaatttttcttactatttccgggttgtgcgcgctgacgtcacgtgcgcaacccggaaatagtaagaaaaattgccaggaggctctgtgagctgtcgggggtgcctgtggctgcctggcccgtaaggtttatttatgtgaaggggatgggggggtgtttggggttggatggggggtgtttggggttggatggggggggtgtttggggttgggggggggggggtgtttggggtggtcacctaatcatgcatggggaaaaaaaaataccgtcaaataccgtgataccgatataataaaaaaaataccgtgatataaatttttggtcataccgcccagcactagcattaagcacagtttcccagcactgaacaagtctgtccctttatccccatgtctgattcctgtgccatataatgaaggggaaaatgacatcattatctctatatgtaagataacaacaAGATGGCTGACAGTGCCGGGGAAtcggcattctcattggtcagttcttctgCATCTAATTGCTTTTGGTAACTTCTAtcgcaaaactagggggcgcagtggagCAGTGATATAGTTGGGTTTACCACCCCTTtcagcagcccaggggcagggAGGTGGTTGTTCCAGGGGTGTGTGTGCAGCAAAAACGGAGGGCAGTGGGTGGTAGCGGGGCACAAAAGTACTCACTGGGGACAACCAGAGACTTCAGCTCCTTCCACATGATGTACTGGATGGGACCCTTAAATGTCCCCTGGCACAGCTCCTTGGAAAGCAGGGTATTCCCAGTTGACACCACGGCTCTCTGTTGTTCTTGGCACCTGTAAGGAAAGGCAAAAGCTGAAAGACCAACTGTATATGCTGGTTCCTACGTTAGGGGGCctaacattaaccctatctgtaacaatggcccctttattggagctccctatagatcctctcaggtgcctgtctgggtttcacatgaggggtgggcgtgtcctaacggtccctgccagaagcacaataggagggggagagccaatcacagccctgcagtcacacaaacacagacttcagttccctatcaggtcagcctagctgctgattggttcctatcctacagtgccgacggcccccctgcacagcctgggaaaggaggcagcaggaagtgggcggggctagtaCAGGTTTAGATGAATTTTCAGCCCAAAATAATACTtattaaagcccattccttctatatttagatgaataCAATGCATGTAACTGTGGATTTCAGGGCTAAAAACCATTTGTCATGGACGCCGACAGGTTTGTATTCAGCAGGCAAAACGGCACAGGACTTTTACTTACTTGTCAATGAAGGTTTTGATGTCCTGTAGGATAAAAGGAAAACCGGATTAGAGTAAAGTtgaagtatatatacatacatatacatctctatctatatatcatctatggCACAGAACTGCAGATCTCTTTGCATTGCAGATGTGAGTGAAACCCCAAATGCCAAGCCgctccgggggggggggatcaaacATACCATTAGGAATGAAATGGAATCGGTGTCCTCCATCCTCTCATTTGCCAGGGTAATGGTTTTCTTGATGGCGTCCTGGTTCTCTTGCATTTTCACCAGGTTATTTTCCATTTCCTTCAGCAGGCTCTCCCCCTGCTCCTTCAACTGCTCCAGCAGTTTCTCCTCTCGCTCCCTCAGGAACGCGTGGAGCTTCTCAAACTCACTCGTGATGTGCTCCTTGTACTGGGACATGTTTTTCTAAAGGGGGAGCAACAAATGAAAGGGGTCAGCAGGACATATTGATGCCAAATTTCTGCATGTGAGCATAATGGCCTCAGAtatgtcatgatatttatggggctgtttatctctaaatgacactgttacacagcaaataattccctctgccatttaacattttattcttgaaccaacaaatgtatttgtagctgtaatattggtgtgtaggcgccatctcagtgcattgtgcctgagtctgagctttcagccagcgctacacattagaactgctttcagctaacctattgtttctcctactcccatgtaactggaggagtcccaagccagacttggatttcttactattgagtgctattctgatacctactgggagctgctatcttgctcccttcccattgttctgctgatcggctgctgggggggaggggcgggatatcactccaacttgcagcgcagcagtaaagtgtgcctgagtctgagctttcagccagcgctacacattagaactgctttcagctaacctatcgtttctcctactcccatgtaactttagagtcccaagccggacttggatttcttactattgagtgctattctgatacataCTGGGAGCTTCCTagtacatcccctttaaaggggttgttcacctttgagttaacttttggcatgatgtagagagtgatattctgagataatttgcaattggtcttcattttttatagttttttagttatttcattttcagctcaagagctccccagtttggagtttcagcagttatttggttgctagggtccaagttactttagcaaccagggagtggttcggATGAGAGaccgatatatgaataggagagggcctgattagaaaagaaaattacaaaaagtaacaataacaataaaactgcagcctcacagagcaacagtttctggctgccggggtcagtgaccccatttgaaagctgcaaagagtttgaaggtggcggcaaataattcagaaactatagataggaccaaatgaaaagttgtttaaaattatTCTTTCCATAACATACTAATGGGCGTGTTTACTACTATATCACtggtgcccatagcaaccaatcagcaattaagatttgaacagtcacctacaagttaaaaatcaaagtaaaaatccgattggttgctatgggcaacatcactgttgATAATTATCGCccatcttagtaaacacgcccctaaaAGCTAAATTAAAGGTGTACCGCCCTTTAAAGTGCTAAGAGGCTCACTTACATTGTGTTGATCAATCTTCTCACTCTGCTCGCTAGACAGCTGCTCCGTCACTTTAAGGGAGGCTTCTAGAGGCGCAACGATGGCAGAAAGCTCTTCCTATATACAGGGAAATAAACCGCATTAGCTTAGAGCAATAACAAAGCATCCAACTACTGGGCCAGATGACTGGGCACCCTGGGAACGGGCAGAGATACGGGCGCAGACATACCCTGTACACACCGACAGCGTCCAGGATGGGCAGGAAGTTATGGCTGGCGTGTTTGAGCGAATCGCGGCAGATGACACAGCCCAATGTGCCGTCGTCCTTACAGTACAGCTTAAGGCGTTCGTCGTGCTCAGAGCATTTCTCTAGGGGCTGCGTCTTCTTCTCCACGGGCGTTACCGGCGTCGCACACACGGCCTTCTTCACCAGGTTGGCCAGAACCCGGTTAATGGTGTACTTGCGGTCGGTGATGGATTCCTTGCATTCGGGGCAAGCAAAGGAACTCTGCCCTTCCCACGCCTTGTCGATGCAGCTGCGGCAGAAGTTGTGACCGCAGGCCACCATCACCGGATCCTTGAACAGCTCCACGCACAGCGGGCACGTCAGCTCTTCCGCAAAGTCCCCGGCAGCTCCCAGAGTGGACGCGTTTTTAGAGGCGTCTTTTTCTTCCACCTTCGCTTTCTACGGGaacaaagatatatttttttaaagggcaactaaggtCAGAGGAACACGTATGACACATTATTCAATATGACTAAGGAACCTGGCATAGAagtaatgcataaataaaaagcCTGTGTGTATTATAGCTCACTTGCGTGTATACCGTGTATGAGGCGTCCCACAGAGCAGTtgcatttattttgcatattaaaaatcaagcaaataaacaaaaatcaaaatcTTCCTGTGCCTTCCCCAGAGCTTGGCACGTAAGGCAACATTCACGCTCGATTTGCAACTGAAAGAACAACAAGAAATGGTAATGAACATTCTGCAATCAGCTTAGAGTGGAAGCGGTGAATCATTCGTGAACGCCACGCCCACTCCAGCCACGACAGCCAATCGTCTTTCTCACACCAGCTGAACAAGTTTCTGACACAGACAAGTGCTCTTTTATTTGTATAAAGTTTAATGCAGGAAAGCAATACAATCATAATCAGCATTTTCAACACGAACGCAGCAAAGAAGGAATAAGAACCAATACAACGAAGATgctatatttccatttttttttatatatccgGCCAATTTTAGTGCTAAATATGAATAATGGAGGGTCAGCTGAAGCTGGGCTACCAGTTGTGGGTATTAATGCTTGAACTTCCCAGGGCTCTTAGGAAGCAGCATCATGGCTTCCTATCACAGAGCTTGGGATTGGAACAATATTCTGTAGGGCCGTTAATTACACACAACGAATACTAATAAAATTGGCCAAGAAATGGAAATCATAGGAAGAGAGCAATACCGGTGGAATTCACCGTGTGTAGGAAACGGTATGATAGGCAATAACATACCCACTGCAATAGTCGGTGCCAGCGGCACAAAAAGGAGCATCTCTCAAACAGATGCCAAGGATAAAGAGGCAGTGCTGCAGTATGGAAACCAAAACTGCCAGCTCAAAGCATACCCTTCTCGTAGGCACGACCAAAGTGGCACTTGGGTATTAATCGCTGCCAGATGCAGGTTGTAAAAGTAAAAGCTCCTTTAGGGTTTCAATAACAAAAATACAGTAAGAAATAACCAACtggctgcaaaaataaaaaaaaaaacctgtagcgGAGCATTTC
The genomic region above belongs to Xenopus tropicalis strain Nigerian chromosome 9, UCB_Xtro_10.0, whole genome shotgun sequence and contains:
- the xnf7 gene encoding Nuclear factor 7 (The RefSeq protein has 1 substitution compared to this genomic sequence), which gives rise to MASVAQSAASEPAKQDVPAGEEGAGNNVEDSVAGDEEEEDMEDEGADDGDQGDEEVLVVNVGSTYPCKRADGSQHDAEIVKTRYNKQAGREEYYVHYVGLNRRQNEWVDKSRLVLTKPPKEGETNGTDQEETNSTEQPDSKTPQKRKLEEPEPEPKKAKVEEKDASKNASTLGAAGDFAEELTCPLCMELFKDPVMVACGHNFCRSCIDKAWEGQSSFACPECKESITDRKYTINRVLANLVKKAVCATPVTPVEKKTQPLEKCSEHDERLKLYCKDDGTLGCVICRDSLKHASHNFLPILDAVGVYREELSAIVAPLEASLKVTEQLSSEQSEKIDQHNKNMSQYKEHITSEFEKLHAFLREREEKLLEQLKEQGESLLKEMENNLVKMQENQDAIKKTITLANERMEDTDSISFLMDIKTFIDKCQEQQRAVVSTGNTLLSKELCQGTFKGPIQYIMWKELKSLVVPSLTPMLLDPNSAHPNLHLSEGLTSVRYGENKLSLPDNAKRFSQCILVLGSQGFESGRHYWEVEVGDKTAWDVGMASESSNRKGKIKLNPKNGYWAIWLRNGNAYKALESPSKALTLASHPRKIGVYVDYEGGQISFYNADDMTSIYTFSATFTEKLYPYLSPFLHDGGKNVDALRFVHN